The Capricornis sumatraensis isolate serow.1 chromosome 15, serow.2, whole genome shotgun sequence DNA segment GCTGAGACATGCATATGCTAAATAAACATCAGCTGAAATTATAGAATATGACTGTCCACTGTGCTTTCTTCTTGTGTTTTCCCTGataagaaatgtgcattaaaaataataatcactaCTACCACTGAATATTTTAATGACGGATAATTAGCAACAAATCAAATCAAATTTATTACCTTCCCTCCATAGTAGAATTTTGATTATACTGTGTCAAATATTATCTAAATTTCTAAATATTGGAGTTTGGGAAAAGCGTCTCCATGAGAGTAAATTTGTTTACTAgatattcattccttttatgtcaaaaattaatatttaataaattaagtATGAGGCTGATCAATTTATCCATTCACTAAGATATGTAAAAGTGGTAGATGTGTAATCTAACATTCATCTGGACACaatgtgactcagtggtaaagaatctgcctgcaacgcaggagacgtgggttcgatccctgggtcgggaagatcccctggagaaggaaacggcaacccactccagtattcttgcctggagaatcccatggacagaggagcctggtgggctattagtccatggggtcacaagagttcaTACATaacagcaactaaaccaccaccaccaggataTAATACATACAATGAACAGATGATTTAAAAAGTATCCTAGAATTCCATAGACATGTCCTGGTATTACTGAGTGTCTGCATATTTGAATATTATAGGAATTAGCTCCATCATTGTCCTTGAGTGTGAGTTCAAGCCTGTTCCTTAGAAAGCACAGCACAAAATATATTAACTGTGGAACTGCAAGTGGTAAGAATTCACTAATTTCAGAGTAACTGAGGATAAACTACTTAGAAGATAAGCATAGCGTATCctttctttaaaagtattttgaatAATTGTTCCTTCAGCAATTTATTCTTGCTCTTAGTTGTTAAATGcagtttataatttttaacaatgacagcaaatttgttttatttatttagtaggTACTTGTAAAACTCTGATAGTcttactatttttgttgttgttgttaaaaattCGGGTAATTTTTGCACATGCATTAAAAGCAGCCAAAGTCTTACAAAGAGATTTGTGCCACTGAATTTttactatttccttctttccttcctgttttctttcttaacaAAGAAAAGTAGCTTTAAAAACTATGCTTTTTAAGTGACTGGTTGTTATTAAGGTAATAAGTTTAATTGTGTATTTTTCTATATGCTTCTTGTCACATATTTTTCTATATGCTTCCATGCTTCATAGAAGGCGTTATTGGaaattacatgttttaaaaataaactactaTGAAGATGGCTATTTTTACAATGAAAACACATAAATACTTAAATACATAGCCCACTATAGATAAACACTGTCATTTCAGGGTAGAGAGGGAACAGGTCAAAAGACATACCTGTATTGTTTGGCTCTGGTATACTTTAATAACGTGAAAACTGAAACTGTAAATTCCTTTTCTGGGTGCTACAAAGACAGATTCCAGGGTGAAAAAATTACCCACGTTGACTAGaatctacaaataaaaataataaacacagtCACCATCACAATACTCTCTGCGAGCAAGACCAGTGctcttccttcccctttcttttccttcctattttctttcttaacaaAGAAAACGAGCTCTAAAAAACCACAGAAAATAAAGCATGGAGTTCTATTCCCTTTTTCTTTAGTGACTTGGAAAACGGATTTGTATGTTGGAAGGTTCTTCGTCTTTTTAACGTTAgacaaaaaaaaacataaagtccGAGCTTTGTATTCATGCCTCGATTTCCAGCAAGGCCGGCTGGCTCTGAACATGTGGGGCTTATAAACACTGGCTCTACCTTCAGAGTCAGAAAAAGGCATCAGCCCCACTTCTAAACGCCCACCCTCTGGAGCCTTGCATGTCCAGGGGTGTTCCGGGCCAGCCAATCGCTTCCGCGGCTCTCTGCAGGCCCTCCTGGACAGAGGCATGGACGCTCCCTCCACTGGGCAGCGTGATCCATGACACCTAACAGTTGGTGCCGGAGTAAGGTGAACGGCCGGCCCCTCCTCTGAGCCCCTGCCAAGCCTCAGCTCAGATCCACAGCCATACATACGTTCCCCTCCTATGCCACCCAGGTCTTAACTGTAACTATTTTGGCCATGACTCAGCCTTTGCAGGCTGCCAGGGAGTAGAGACTGTGAAACAGGTGGCATTCTCTGTTCCCTCCAGTGTTAGTCAGTGTCTGTCCCCTGATCAATTGCCTGCCGTTTGTTTAAAAGTTCAAGGgacaaaaaggaagagagaaataaagtGCTGGTTCCCAAGAAAACAACAGTGCATTCTGTATTCCGAGATGTTCAGCTTAGTTCTACTGATTGTGAAATTAGCTCTGCATTTCAATAGAGGACCTCTGAAACTAAATGCCACATGTGAGAAAGagtgagagaatgtgtgtgtgtgcatattggGGATGGGGGTAGCAGGCTAAATCTAGAAGCGGCATTCAGAAAAATCAAATGTCCTTACAAAAGTACATTTCCCCCATATCAATGGCAATCTGctactatttcttttaaacactaCATTCAGGCTAACATTAAGCCCTTTGCATAATTCCCTAGACATACTATTATCTGTGAGCAACGCTTCGGAATACAGTGCCGGTCAGGTAGATGTACCAGGCTCAACACCCGACTTAAAATGCGTGTGCGTATCATTTCATTCTGAGATTAGTCCTTTTCCCAAGTAAGCATCAGATTTCTTCTTCTGACCCTATGATCGATAGTCTTTCAGCAACAAATCACCAGCTATGCAATACTTTCCAACAGAGGTTTTACAAAGATTTGTTTaagcacatttaaaataatttgaggtACTTAGCAGGGACTCCCTGTATCAGACACAAGTAGCGTAATTCATTAGCAATAATGGAGCTAGCTGATTACTGTTGACTACACATAAGGCTGAATGTTGACTGTACATTGTAATTAGAGCACCCAGACTCCTCGAGATTTATTGCCAAATGTGTCTTATTGTCTCTAAGATGCAGGCGCACCCAGAACAGGAGAGGAAACCCTTCTCTCCTAAATGACAGAAAGGTCACTGAACACAGTGCAATGTACAGAGGACAGTGCAGCGTCCACAGCATCTAAGTGACGCACTGAAATACAGACCAGGGGTCGTGCTAGACTTCATTTCCATCAAGATGAAAAGCACTGCACCAAAGCCCAAAGGGGCTGCGAACTCTTTTAAAATGATGGCCATTCGATAggaagccccagagaggcattctCTGTCTTTGACCAGCTGGAGAGGACATTACTTAGTCCCAGTTAAGTAAGGAAGAGGAATGCCACCTCATCGCCCCCCGGGCCCATCCTACAGCACCGCGTAGCCCGTGCTGGTGCCCGCGTGGCCTGCCGCTGTGAACCGCACACACGACTTTGGAATTTAAAAGACTCCGGGCGCGGCAGAGGCTGAAACGATCAGCCTGGAGTCTGTTTCAGTTTTAAGACTCCTTCCTCAGCCGACATCCTGGAGTGTCTCAGCGGCCAGACCCCCGAGCTCCGATCGCTAAGATGAAGCTCCAGCGGCCGTCAGTCGCTCCCAGCCCCCTGTCCTCCGCCCCCAGCCCTCTCTCCCCGCTGCTTCGCGGGTCTCTGAAAAGGGCAGGAGCGGGGGATGGAGAAAGGCTTCCCAGCGCTTCCCCACAGGAGCTCAGCGCCGCTGCCCAGTGCTTCTCTCCCCCTCTCAACTTTTCCAAGTAGCGGAGCAGGGCTTTCTGCTGCAGCCGCGCTTGGCACCTAACAGGGGGCGAGATCCGACCGGGGCCCCTGCTGCCGCCTCCGCGGCCCCCTGCGGGGTCTGTGCAGAGTGTGGacccctcccagcccagcccgcCCAGGGCTCCCTCTAGGGAGAAGCTTCTCCATCTGGGAGGAACACATCATCTGTTCAGCCCTGGAAAGAGTCCCCTGCTGGGCTTGGACGGCCTCCGCGGCCCCCGCAGGAGTGGAGGCCGGGCGCCAGGCTCGAGCCGAGAGACGGCGAGGTGCAGGGACCAGGGCCCGCCGGCTCCAGCAGACCTGTTGCTGCTCAACGTGTCTCGAGCTCTCCCTGCGGCTCCGAGCCGCCAGCCCCTCTCCCATCGCCCCAGCAGCTCTCCGGAGGCCAGGAGGGAGTGGGGGCGGGCTGGGcgggggagacctcagaagtttCAGATCCCGACGCGCGGAGACGCCAGTGCCGACCCGGCTCCCTGCACCGCAATCAGAGTGGCTCGGCCCGAGCAAACGACCCGGGGCTCAGTCGCCTGCACGTCGCCCCCTCCCGCCGCCCGAGCCCTGGCCTCCCGCGCGCCCGGGGCTCTGACCTGGTCGAAGTAAATGATGCGCGTCTTGTTGCTCATCTCGGACGGCTCGTGGTTGGTGCTGCGCACCGCCGAGAAGGCGACCTTGGAGTTGGCCGCCCGGACCGAGATCCCCAGGGGCGAGGAGGAGGACCCCTTGGAGTCCGTGGCCGGGTTCGAGTCGCACACCACGAGGCACTTGCCCTCCAGCACGATGGGCTCCGTGTCATTCTGCGCCCAGACGCGCAGCCCCGGCAGGGCGAGGGCCAGCAGCAGGGCCGGCAGCGCGGCCGGCGCCCGGCGCCCGGGGCCCATGGCGAGCGAGGCTGGGGGCCGCCGCAGCCGGCCGGCGCTCCCGCGTGCCCGCGTGGCCTCCTCCCCGGGACCCCGGCGCTGGGGACGGTGCGGGCGGCTAGATGCACCACGCGGCGGGGCCGGCGGCGGCGCGCACACCTCCGGCAGCTCCGTGGTTTGAAGTCAGAGTCCCTCCTCGCGCTGTCTCGCTGGCTCTGCTACCTTCGTCCTTTAAGGAGCTCATGCAgaaccccctcccccgccctcctCCGCCCGAGATCAGCCCTGCCTGGGACCCCCTCACCCTCCCTTGTTCCTAGACATCTAAGTCGCCGAACCCTCCCGTTCACCcctcagagaggaaaaaatgatCAGAAATCCTCACCCCAAACCTAAGCTCCCCCAGGTGAAGCGCGCAGCAGGAAAAACCAAGGGGGCTCGGAGAAGCCCCGGGATGCTGGGGGCCGGTCGGGGCCAGGGTCGTCCCGGCTCGTCTCCGGCTGGCGGCGGGGACGGATTTACAGAAGCCGAAGGTGTTTCCCGGAGCGGGGAGAACGCGCGGCTGTGTTCATAGCCAGGTCTCTAGCGACTCTCGATTTCGCTTGGTCAAAAAATTCCCCAGAGCTTGGCGTCTCTCGGAAGGCGGCAGGGCGGCAGCGGCTAGCCAGGTCCCCAGCACGGAGGCAAAAATCCGCGGGAGCCGCCGCACGGCGCCGGGCTGCTGGCCCCGGAGCCCtagcccgccgccgccgcgcgccgCGAGCCCCCGCGCACAACTTTCCGTGTCCTCGCGCAGCCGGGGGGCGCGAGGCGGGCACACGCGCGCTATTTATAGGAGCGCACGCCGGCTGGGCTTGGCTTGGTGCTCAGCCTGCCGAGCCCCCGGGAAGGGGAAGGCGGCCCGGGACCCTCGCTGAGCAGCTCCCGCCTGGCCTGGAACAGACCCCCGGCGCGCGAGGCGCACGGCTCTGCTGGCCGCCGAGGTCTGAGGGCCCCCAGCCCCGGGGGCGCGCGGCACCCAGACTGTGTGAGGGGCGGGCGCCAAGGCGCCCGCCCGGCTTCCGCGCCGGCTCGCCCCCCGCTCGGTGCGGGCTGGCGGAGGGGGCCGAGCCGGCCCGGGACTCCGCCGCCCAGAGGAGCTCGGCGCTGCCAGCCCCGCCCGCGGAGCGAAGGGCGGCAGCGGCCTCGCGCAGCGCGCGGCTGGGGACCCAGGGGCCCGCGCCGCCGGCCCGGCCGCGCCCAGCGCAGCGCGGGCCTCGCCAAGCCCGAGGCCCCGGAGACCTCCGGCGAGCCTTGGGGCGAGCCGGAGCCGCTGGGAGCAGGCGCCCGCGGCCTCCTGCTCTGGGAAGGGCGGCCTCACGCGCCCCTGGGTGCGCCTTCCCCCCACACCGCCAGTCCACCCCAGGCAAGGCCAGGAGAGTAAGGGAGTTAACAACAATCAGTCCTCCGGAGCCTTAGCCCTCCAACAGCCAACCCCTCCGGAGAACACTGCACCTCTCCCCCTCTCCGCGTGCCGCCCTCGCCCTGTGCCTGCCCAGTGCCATCTTGGCCTCTGATTGGCACGGTTTCGAGGCCTCCTCTGCAGCCTCCGCTGGGAGGGAAAGGCTTGTCTGGTGACCCGCTGCGTGAACTTAACCGAGTCACTCACCTTTCTGAGACGGAGGGGCTCCACTAATCAGGCCCCATGGGCCCTCTACTTCTGTGATGTCTCGGGGTCATCACTCCCCTCCCAGATTCCTTTCAGACTCCCAGCTGCCCAGCTGTCCCGGAGGACAGGCCCTAAGGATTTCATCAAACAGGAGGTGTTTATTGAGCAATGCCTCCCAGGTGGATGGCTTCCTACGCCTTCCTGAAAGAACACCCTCCTGAGCCTGAATTCAAGCTGCTCCAGACAGAAGACAGACCTGCGTCTCCAGGCTTGTCCCCTCATCAGGCCCTTCCAGAGGGCTGTGTGTGGAGCCACGCGCATCTCACTGCAGCTccagttttaaaatcagaaatacatCTGCCCGTTGGCATTTCCCCAGCCCCTACCTCCATATAAGCTTGCGACTAAGGTTCCTGGAGCCGACGGGGCCTGCAGAGTGCACTCCAGTGAGGCCAGTGTCAGCTCTGACTGTGGGCCCACGCGCTGTGCTATTTGTGAAACTGTTGAGTCACTGATCCACCCCAAGCCTAGCACAGCTTTTTACCTGAACCCCGGCTGCACTTTGTACCTCTCTCCTGGTTTTTAGCACAGTCTGCTGGGAGAGCAGCTCCAGCTTCTTTTCATTTGATGCTGCCTTTTGGGGACAGAGACCGGATCTAATTTGGCCCCCTTTGCCTCCTGTAGCAGCACTCTGCCTTTCTGGTCCAAAACAGCTCTTCAGTAACTAAGGCCTGGGCTGTTCAATTTCAGGCTGGAagaactttgagaaaaaaaagcTCTGTTGACTACAACATTGTTAAATAGTCAATAAGTTGTCTTTCCCTCCAACCCCAATATATTCTCCCAGCATCCTTTTCTTCCCTGGGTGTCTTTCTTCCTGCAAGAACTCAGGTTTAAAGaaacttcttccctctctcctttcctctctacaAAGTACTCATTGGTAGCCCCCAAATCCAGTACAGTGACCATATTAAGGACTCAGAAATTGATTGTGAAACGACTGGCTCCTCCAGAGAGAATGTCAGTATCAGTCATTCATCATATAATATAAACTGGCTTATATGAATCTCTCTCAGTAAAATTTAAATGCAATGCCTCCCAGGTAGTTGGAGGTGAAAGTCTTGGTTCCTTACTAACAGATGTCCCCTATTTAGGGGGTTCTAAAGATGTGGAACACTGCGTTTTCTTTTGACTTCTACTGGAGAAGCAATCGGATGTCGCAAATCACAGGCCTTGTCTCCCGTTCCCACTACGGGTAACTGAACAAGGGGAGGCCCTGGGTTCCAGGGCTGTCAGCCCATCCGGTACCAGAAGCCTATGCTTCTGTGTCCCGATTCCACCAGGTAAAGTGGGGCTGGTGCTTTTCTCTGGGATCTGAGTGGGACACAGATGGTCTCTAGTTAGTGCTGGGTCCTGCAGGGGAGAGGCCTGTCGTCTCTTGAATGGGCCGTCCACAGGGTTAAGCAGACGAGCATGCTGGAGGAAACAGGGATGGCCACGCTGGTGGACAGAGGCCAACTTTCCACACTTCTGAGAAACGGAAGGAGAGAGGGAGCGAGCCGTCTCCAGTTTGTTAGCTCCTATTCACAGGATGTTCAGCAACCTTGAGCTTTTTGAGAGGCTCATGCATCCTTGTAGTAAAGCTCCTTTCACTTGAGCTGGTTGTAGTGACCTACTACTGTTCCTCGCCATTCAGGATCCTCATTAGAGCTACATCTCAGACATCATACAAGCCCATGCATCTCCGGCCCAAAGACATTACCAGATCCAATCCCCTGCCTATGGGACATGATTTCCTAACGTTTGGGGTACAGAAGCATCACCTGCTCCCCAAGCCTTCTGCAGCCCCAGCATCCCCAGGAGGAAAGAaacaggatcaaacccaagtttcatTCCAGCCACACACACATCTGCTTCTTCCTTCCCCCTCTACCtacctcatttctctttctttcttgttgcAGATGTACTATTAAAAATCCTAGTTATGATTTTGATCCAAATGTGTCACTTttctgagcttcccaggttgcaTTTGATGCGAGGAATTCTGTTGCTAGCCCTTTAGCAATTTCACTTCTCTGCATCTGTGCACATTGTAAAGTAAATTATTAGAAGTAAATTAAAACCTGAACTATTCTTGCATAGGCGAGAAATACTCCTGTGGTCAGTAACATTCCATTATATTTACGcacctcattttctttatccgttcatccgTCTATTCACGGACATTCTGGTTGCTTCCAATGTCTCGGCTCCAGTGAATAGTGCCACTATGAATACTGGGGTGCTTTCCAAATGCTGATATCTTTCCAAATTAGAGTTTTCCaccttctgggtatatatccaggagtaggattactgggtcatatgtggctttatttttagttttttaaggcacctccatactgttctccatagtggctacaccactttaccttcccagcaacagtgtaggagggtttccttttttctccataccctctccagcatttattatttgtagacgttttgatgatggccattctgattggtgtgaggtgatacctcattgtagtttgaaatgcatttctctaataattagcgataaATTATCAGGATCAAATCCactctatttatttatgtgtctgcctgcaatgcaggaccctggttcgatacctgggtcaggaaggtcccctggagaaaggcatggcaacccactgcagtattcttgcctggagaactccatggacagaggagccttgtgggccacagtccactgggtctcaaagagttggacacaattcagtgactatcactttctttcttttaataattagtgatgttcaaCATctttgttcaagctggttttagaaaaggcagtggaaccagagatcaaattgccaatatctgctggatcatggaaaaagcaagagaattccagaaaaatatctacttctgctttactgactatgccaaagcctttgactgtgtggatcataataaactgtggcaaattcttcaagagatgggaataccagaccacctgacctgcctcttgagaaatctgtatgcagatcaggaagcaacagttagaactggacatggaacaacagactggttccaaataggaaaaggagtacgtcaaggctgtatattgtcaccctgcttatttaacttctatgcagtgtacaccatgagaaacactgggctggaagaaacacaagctggaatcaagattgctgggagaaatatcaataacctcagatatgcaaatgacaccacccttatggcagaaagtgaagacgaactaaagagcctcttgatgaaagtgaaagaggagagtgaaaaagttggcttaaagctcaacattcagaaaatgaagatcatggcatctggtcccatcacttcatgggaaatagatggggaaacagtggaaatagtggctgactttatttttgggggctccaaaatcactgcagatggtgagtgcagccatgaaattaaaagacacttactccttggaagaaaagttatgaccaacctagatagcatattcaaaagcagagacattactttgccagcaaaggtctgtctagtcaaggctatggtttttccagtggtcatgtatggatatgagagttggactgtgaagaaagctgagcgctgaagaattgatgcttttgaactgtggtgttggagaagactcttgagagtcccttggactgcaaggagatccaaccagtccatcctaaaggagatcagccctgggtgttcaatggaagggctgatgctgaagctgaaacccaatactttggccacctcatgcgaagagttgactcattggaaaagactctgatgctgggagggattgggggcaggaggagaaggggatgacagaggatgagatagctggatggcatcactgactcaatggacatgagtttgggtaaactctgggagttggtgagggaggcctggcatgctgtggttcatgaggtggcaaagagtcggacacaactgagcgactgaactgaactgaacatcttttcatgtgcctattggccatctgcttatcttctttggaaaaatatctatttaagtcttctgcccatcttttgattgggttgtttgtttttttaagagggATCTTGAAAATTTTGATCCATGCTTAGGTCCAAGAAAGGGAGGCCAGTGAGGCAAAGGGGATTTATTGGAAGGACTCTATGTCACAAGTCTAAGGGCAACACTGAACCTTGGGAACATAGTGATGCCTTGTGGATAACCCAGAATGTTGCCTTTCCTCTATCTATCATCTACCAGTTCATCTGTCGTCTTCTATTGAATATCTAGAGCTGtcatctatctgtctatcatctGTCTATATCTCCATCTGTCTCTCTCGTTGGCACAACTTCACGATTTTTTGCTCACTGCAGTCCAGCTTTTTCTGAGGCTTACATGATAGACAATGGCACCTGACACTCCCAACTTGTACACATAACAGATCCATCCACCCAGAGGGTGCCCCCGAATCTCAGGGAACAGACTGACTCCCTGCCCCCCCTCCCCGGGATCACATGCACCTCTTGTAGTGCGCACAGAATGATTCCCCTAACTAGGTCCGTGGAAAACTGGAGCAGGGTCCAGAGGAGAGCACAGTTCCTAAAAAACTGCTGCAAGTAATATGCAATGAAGTGAAAAGGAGCCAGGGACAGATTAATCTCTAATGTGTGATTCCATGTTAGCAGACTGTAAGTGTATAAAGATATGGATATTTTTGTTattcaaaggaaaaatatgaaaagctaGATGGCAAACTGTTAACag contains these protein-coding regions:
- the CBLN4 gene encoding cerebellin-4 is translated as MGPGRRAPAALPALLLALALPGLRVWAQNDTEPIVLEGKCLVVCDSNPATDSKGSSSSPLGISVRAANSKVAFSAVRSTNHEPSEMSNKTRIIYFDQILVNVGNFFTLESVFVAPRKGIYSFSFHVIKVYQSQTIQVNLMLNGKPVISAFAGDKDVTREAATNGVLLYLDKEDKVYLKLEKGNLVGGWQYSTFSGFLVFPL